One window of the Cotesia glomerata isolate CgM1 linkage group LG10, MPM_Cglom_v2.3, whole genome shotgun sequence genome contains the following:
- the LOC123272700 gene encoding GTPase-activating protein and VPS9 domain-containing protein 1 isoform X2, translating to MSSKSKVEPYGILPWNVLQLAEHLRQERLFVSAEQQNLQNLNEKVLYVLSDLAQLTWVTDQQRVNLNKLIVSRPDCTPALCCQRANALENSQFLGAYKCIRYQSCLVYGEFLGALRKSPDILAACLVEGEKFLPDMVQNIIQSLSAGLYGSCLLPEDKIFVLKLLKQLMLLQIVPSDNPRRLLRHGTCAFSRFYSVFHESLFSAKLFLTAALHGPITQLLMEDEMFLDIDPDKVPIRFPPSERLKKFGVEGSSEYQSKLLRYRLWTINSLVRITQRFITSIRENMYCFPTSILWLVKQLAGFLNKSGNIESKEVHAMCTDLVFTYFICPAIVNPEPYGITDAPINYVARFNLMQVGQILQMLSLMKYQTIDNKVMDLYRRFEKDSVSIIIDLMLEGIIEELDDEPKILDHNKLQGLNRSAALFTENELNSLIIFLQTVCHNETEVISPDNSTLDRKKLSQMLALLPSGSVMSNKIVNITPLDSVKRSSGLLGKVGINRGLRPSTFSNPCISNDGVEEINNIFSFEEECINKVSQEVLVIPFGSTLPESVGFLSEHKILCMENQNNMNPGSVTLNLSTDSSNNNRRNSTGPERIEIHEKRTRFSLSHDEVLFEGSIGNTSDNLEVVSEAASNHSVASSLELETEDQNDNLSDMVSANVSGRGSPNISGRDTPSSQITEGEDVRASGEVRPLDLPAPTISTKQSRSEIDDKFCKFEIKKLIEGDETISLVSDTWSTDVLASDSEIVEHQDRFLFPPLAEQTSGLSVEPLQGVADVSETASEAWSMDVLASDSERLTEVDTDDTSSVARSDDTGRSEIESRGEPEVSEESSDVVHISTGPLLDSINTLLKPNSTEINQEEALISLSPTSSSAGRSTSFRSSKPDNFRSIIDYVDNNANNVNRVEYLKSIKNGKLINMMDKLNIDGEKDTSVNLNSNNHIGVVAVAPELLLASHISSPHLSNEKSLNGDTKSAESEDFRTSVNDVIVRLSTTSLTSSSSSGSESKVKTLNHNSESIPLSSTNNSNDNNENSNNSIGKSNFSTGAIPKSISFDITAVRGDREYLDDQKHKRGFFSKFKMSLKNRRGKSLRETDELGRCYDRDIGADGIDVGRYKLRKRMSEDITTNANNNVDSTDDILAKYRRKPNVVYDTVSADNSQIRPKETEDERLSIDSNNVESSFAFSDAKRKLRMVLSTADLQHIPWNISSEKNACVQKENELIAFLQLQLAEAINLQDRSLIAHLHETLRCVRLFNDDGCRKLFQSLKDDYEKRSPYVAYLIRCRQGLLSTLAHLERRTSKMRSRCCK from the exons ATGTCATCGAAAAGCAAAGTTGAGCCTTACGGGATTTTGCCATGGAATGTCTTACAATTAGCTGAACATTTGCGACAGGAACGTTTATTTGTTAGTGCGGAACAACAAAATCTTCAAAATCTCAATGAAAAG gTTCTTTACGTGTTATCGGATTTAGCTCAATTGACATGGGTCACTGATCAACAAAgagtgaatttaaataaattaatagtgtCGAGACCTGACTGTACACCTGCTTTATGTTGTCAACGTGCAAATGCTTTAGAAAATTCACAATTCCTTGGTGCATATAAGTGTATAAGATATCAATCATGTTTAGTTTACGGAGAATTCTTGGGAGCATTAAGAAAAAGTCCAGATATCTTAGCTGCTTGTTTAGTAGAaggcgaaaaatttttacccgATAtggttcaaaatattattcagTCATTATCAGCTGGACTTTATGGGAGTTGTTTACTACCTGAAGATAAAATAttcgttttaaaattattgaaacagCTTATGCTTCTTCAAATCGTTCCATCCGATAATCCTCGGAGGCTACTTAGACATGGGACTTGTGCGTTTTCTAGATTTTATTCAGTTTTTCACGAAAGTTTATTTTCTGCAAAGTTATTCCTCACTGCAGCTCTTCACGGACCCATAACTCAGTTACTAATGGAGGATGAAATGTTTCTTGACATTGATCCAGATAAAGTACCGATACGATTTCCACCATCCGaaagattgaaaaaatttggagttgAAGGGTCTTCAGAGTATCAGTCTAAATTGTTACGATATAGACTTTGGACAATTAATTCATTGGTTCGAATCACTCAGCGATTTATTACAAGTATACGAGAAAATATGTATTGTTTTCCTACAAGTATACTTTGGTTAGTAAAACAACTAGCAggatttttgaataaaagtGGTAACATTGAATCTAAGGAAGTTCATGCAATGTGTACCGATCTTGTGTTCACCTATTTTATTTGCCCAGCAATAGTCAATCCAGAACCGTATGGTATTACTGATGCTCCTATCAATTATGTAGCTAGATTTAATTTGATGCAAGTGGGTCAGATATTACAGATGTTATCTCTGATGAAGTATCAAACAATCGATAATAAAGTTATGGATCTATATCGTCGCTTTGAAAAAGATTCAgtttctataattattgatttgatGTTAGAAGGAATAATAGAGGAACTAGATGatgaaccaaaaattttagatcATAATAAGTTGCAAGGACTTAATCGATCTGCTGCACTTTTCACAGAGAATGAACTAAATTctttgattatatttttacaaacaGTATGTCATAACGAAACAGAAGTCATTTCTCCTGATAATAGTACTTTAGATCGTAAAAAATTGAGTCAAATGCTAGCTTTATTGCCAAGTGGCTCAGTGATGtcgaataaaattgtaaacatTACCCCTTTAGATTCTGTTAAAAGAAGTAGTGGTTTATTAGGGAAAGTTGGTATAAATCGAGGATTAAGACCTTCTACATTCTCTAATCCTTGCATTTCAAACGATGGTGTAGAAGAAATCAATAacatttttagttttgaaGAAGAATGCATAAATAAAGTTTCACAGGAAGTTCTGGTTATACCGTTCGGGTCAACACTACCTGAATCGGTAGGTTTTTTAAGTGAACATAAGATTCTGTGCATGGAAAATCAAAATAACATGAATCCTGGTTCAGTAACTTTAAATCTATCTACTGATTCttcaaataataatcgccgtaATTCTACTGGTCCAGAGCGTAttgaaatacatgaaaaaagaACACGTTTTTCATTGTCACACGATGAAGTTTTATTTGAAGGATCTATTGGTAATACTTCAGATAATCTTGAAGTAGTTTCGGAAGCTGCTTCGAATCATAGTGTTGCTTCATCGTTAGAACTGGAAACTGAAGATCAAAACGATAATTTATCCGATATGGTATCTGCAAATGTATCTGGAAGAGGATCTCCTAACATTTCTGGTCGAGATACTCCTTCATCACAGATTACCGAGGGTGAGGATGTACGAGCAAGTGGTGAAGTTCGACCTTTAGACTTACCTGCTCCTACAATTTCTACAAAACAAAGCCGATCTGAAATTGATgacaaattctgtaaatttgaaataaaaaaacttattgaAGGTGATGAGACAATTTCATTAGTATCCGATACGTGGTCTACAGACGTTTTAGCCTCTGATAGTGAAATAGTTGAACACCAAGACCGTTTTCTGTTTCCACCTCTAGCTGAGCAAACGTCGGGACTGTCTGTTGAACCTTTACAAGGCGTTGCGGATGTTAGTGAAACTGCTTCAGAAGCTTGGAGTATGGATGTTCTTGCAAGTGACTCTGAACGTCTAACTGAGGTGGATACTGATGACACATCAAGTGTAGCGAGATCTGATGATACTGGAAGATCAGAAATAGAAAGTCGTGGAGAACCAGAAGTCAGTGAGGAATCATCAGATGTAGTACACATCTCTACGGGTCCTTTGCTAGATAGTATAAATACATTGCTTAAGCCAAATTCTACAGAAATTAATCAAGAAGAAGCCTTAATTTCTTTATCACCTACTTCATCATCAGCTGGCAGGAGTACTAGTTTTAGAAGTAGTAAACCTGATAATTTTAGAAGCATTATTGACTATGTTGATAATAATGCTAATAATGTTAACAGAGTAGAGTATTtaaaatcgataaaaaatggtaaattaataaatatgatgGATAAATTGAACATTGATGGTGAAAAAGACACTAGTGTAAATCTCAATTCGAATAATCACATTGGAGTGGTTGCTGTTGCTCCTGAATTATTATTGGCAAGCCACATATCATCACCTCATTTATCGaatgaaaaatcattaaatggAGATACAAAATCTGCAGAATCAGAAGACTTCAGAACAAGTGTAAATGATGTTATTGTTAGGCTCAGTACAACTAGTTTAACTTCAAGCAGTAGTTCTGGTTCTGAATCTAAAGTGAAAACCTTAAATCATAACTCAGAGTCAATTCCATTATCATCAACGAATAatagtaatgataataatgaaaatagtaataatagtattggcaagtcaaatttttcaactgGCGCGATTCCAAAAAGTATAAGTTTTGATATAACTGCTGTACGGGGAGATAGAGAGTATTTAGATGATCAGAAACAcaaacgtggtttttttagcaAATTTAAAATGTCTTTGAAAAATCGAAGAGGCAAGTCATTACGAGAAACAGATGAACTTGGAAGATGTTATGATCGTGACATTGGAGCTGACGGTATAGATGTTGGACGATATAAATTACGTAAAAGAATGTCAGAAGATATTACGACTAATGCCAATAATAACGTTG atagtACTGACGATATCTTGGCTAAGTACAGAAGAAAACCAAATGTAGTATATGATACAGTTTCAGCGGACAACAGTCAGATTCGACCGAAAGAAACTGAAGATGAAAGACTTTCAATTGATTCAAACAATGTAGAATCATCTTTTGCTTTTTCTGatgcaaaaagaaaattacgaATGGTACTTAGCACAGCAGATCTGCAACACATTCCATGGAACATTTCTTCTGAG